A segment of the Prochlorococcus marinus str. MIT 9215 genome:
GAGATTACAGGTGGAGCTTGGCATATTGCAACCAAGCAAGTTGGTGAATATACCAAGTTTAAAGGTAAAGGACTTCTTTCTGCAGAAGCTGTTCTTTCATGGTCACTAGCTGGAATAGGCTGGATGGCTATTATTGCGGCATTCTGGAGTGCAGCTAATACAACAGTTTATCCAACTGAATTCTTTGGTGAACCACTTGAATTGAAATTTAGTATTTCACCTTATTGGGTAGATACTGTTGATCTCCCTGATGGTGAATACACTTCAAGGGCGTGGTTAGCCAACGTTCATTACTATTTTGGATTCTTCTTTATACAAGGCCATCTATGGCACGCTTTAAGAGCCCTAGGCTTTGATTTCAAAAGAGTTACAAATGCTATCAGTAATATTGATAGTGCAACAGTTACTCTTAAAGATTAATTCTCAATTTTCATTACTAATATCAAAAGGCTCCTATTACAGGGGCCTTTTTTATTTGAAAAATTTTGTTTATTAATTTAGATTTAGAATTAAATGTTTTTGAAATCATTGAATATTTTTTCTCTTCAGAATAAAGATATTTTTTCAAATTCTCTATTAATAAGTTTTTTGGGATTATTAATTATATTTTTTTTGTTGATTTTTGGGAGGAAATTTAAACTAGCTGTTCAACTTGAGAGGTTTGGATTACCGATAGCAGTTATATCAGGAATCATAGGTATATCTATCGGTCCATTTGGAGCAATACACTTTTTGCCAAAAGAAACAATAAATGTTTGGAGTAATTTTCCTACTCCTCTTTTATCCTTAGTCTTCGCAACTTTAATGATGGGAAGACCTATTCCAAATATAAATGGTTTAGTTAAACCAATTTTTAATCAATTTCTGCTAGCTCTTTCACTAGGTTTCGGACAATTTTTTGTTGGCGGTTTAGTTGTTAAATATTTTTTGCCTCCAACTATAAATGCAAATCCTTTAATGGCATGTTTAATAGAGGTCGGTTTTGAGGGAGGTCATGGAGCTGCATCAATAATCGGTGAAAGTTTTAATAAACTTGGTTTCCAAAATGGTTTAGATCTTGGTTTGGCTATGGCAACAATGGGTCTTTTATCATCTTCAATATTGGGCAGCATATTTATTTTTCTTGGGAGAACTTTCGGCCTTTCTGATAAAGAGGAAATTCTTGAACAAAAAGATACTCTTAAGGAAAAAAAGATAGGAATTTTTGCAGATTTAAGAATTTTTATAATAAATCTTGGATTCTCCGGTTTGGCAATTTCTTTTGGTGTTTTGCTACTTAATTTTTTAAGATATATTTCAAGTTCATTAGGTGATTTTTCGAAGGAAATTATTTTTTCACTACCAGTTTTCCCTTTTATCCTTATAGGCTCGCTCCTTATTAGATATATTTTAGAAAAAACCAAAAATACAGAATTTATTTCAAATATTCTGCAAAGGGAGATCGGTATTTTATCCACAGACTTATTGATTTTTACAGCTATGGCGAGTTTAGATATTGCAGTTGTTTTTGATAATTTGATACTTATTTTAGTGTTTACTATCTTCGGATTATTTTGGAACTTAATCTGCATTGCTTATTTTGCATACTTTATTTTTGATGATTATTGGTTTGAAAAAAGTTTGATAGAGTTTGGGAATTCTACAGGTGTAGTAGCTTCTGGGTTACTTCTATTAAGGCTTGCAGATCCTAAAAATATTTCTAAGACTTTACCAATTTTTACGTCAAAACAGTTATTTGCTCAGTTAATTCTTTCTGGGGGACTATTCACCGTTCTTGCACCATTAATGATTTCTAAAATTGGGTTAGATTATTGGACAGAAATTTGTGCGCTAATTACATTCGTAATTCTTTTTATTGCATTGATTTTCAATAAATTGGAGATGAAAAAGTTTCAATAATAATCTTAGAATGGTCTTAGGTTTAATTTTATTTTAATGTCATTTACTCCCTACGATATTCCACCTCAAGAAAATAAAGGGAAGTGGTTTAGGAGTCATCTACTTGGGAGGGAAATCGAACTCGGTGAATTATATAGTCTGGGATCAAATGATTTAGATTTGCTCATGGCGGAGACTGCAGAAATCAGAAGCGATCTCGATTTTAAGGAAAAAAATATAGGAAAATTTAGAACAGCAGGATATTTTTTGGAGTTGGCAAGAATAATTGAGAAAAGGAAGTTATTAGAAAGTTAATTAGATGGAAAATAATTCTTTCTAGAATATGGTTCCCATAATTCGTATTTATACATTAAGGATTTAAATTTTCTATTTTTCTCAAATGAATCTAACCAGTTTTTTATTGAGGATTCAAAATAATTTGTTTTTTTTTGACTTTCACAAGCGATTCTAAATTGTCTTACGAAAGGCCATATAGACCAATCAGCGATTGTGGGGCTATCTCCAAAAAAGTATTTGTTTTCTGCAAGAAGTTCGTTCCATCTCTTTATAAATTTAATCGCATGTGTGAAATGAAATTCTTCATCAATATTCTTATATCTTGTGGCATATTTAAATCGATCTAAATGATATTTGAATTTGTTATCGTTTTCATTAATTATTTCAAAAATATCATCCTTTTTGTTGTCAGGAAAATAAATAAATTTGATGTTTTCCTTTTTAGACTCTGAGAGAGCCCAAAGGATGATTTCAAGACTTTCTTCAATAACTTCATTATTTTTTTTTATAAGTATTGGGACCGTTTTCGTCTTTGAATTATTTAAAAAATCTAGAGGTTTATTTTTTAAATCAATTTCTCTTATCTCTACTTTTATTTCGCAAATTAACAGGGCCCATCTTGCACGAATTGCATAAGGACATCTTCGAAATGAATATAAAATATCGTTTTTCATATTGTAAAAACTTTTAATTTCCTTAATTCTTTTAGTATATTTAAGAAGGAACAGAATTAATTTTACAACGCAAATGTCGGGATATGTTTACCTTATTAGAGTAGGAGATCTTTATAGGATTGGGAAAACAGATAATCTTGATAAGAAAATTAAGAAATTAAAGCCAGATGAATTATTAACATCAATTATGACGAAAGAGCCAGAAACTCTTCAGGCAAGATTACTAAGAAAATATAAGTCGCAAAGAATTCCTGAGACTGGTTATTTAAAGCTTTCTAAAAGGCAAATTAGAGAATGTAAAAAGCAATTTGAATTAAAGGGTAGCTTACCTCACACTTTAGATGCTGAAGTTTCCATAACTCTATTTGCATCTTTTTTATTGTTTTCATTAAGTTCCTTTATTTTTAATTATTTAAATTTTGGATTTGCAAAATCTATATCTTATTCTTTCGGAATGGCATCTCTACCAATGGTTATATTATTTTTTACAGGTAGTTTTGGCGGATATTTTTCTGAAGATTTATCTCTTTTTTCATTGTTAACTAATCGAATAAAAGGTTTATTAATTGCAATTGCAATGCTTTCAATGGCCTACTTAATTTTCAATTTAGGTTAAATCTCATAATTACAATTTAAGGCAATTTCAAATGGAACTGATTGGGTAGGCAACCTCAGAATAGTTGAGCATATTTCCGCAATATCTTCAGGTTGTGTCATACTTGATTTGTCTAATGAACAGATATTTTGGGCCATTTTTGTATTAACCCAGCTTGGGCAAATTGCTGAAACCCTTATATTTTTATCCCAACCATTATTTTTCATGGTTTGGCATAACCCCATCACGGCAAACTTTGAAGAAGAATAAGCGGCTAAATCGCCTTTAGATCTTTTCCCACTCATTGAAACTAAAACAATAATTCTTCCTCTACCTGAGGTACATAAATGTTCCCAAGAAAGCCTACATAAATTCCATATTGCCAAAAAATTGATATTTAATGTATTAAAAATTTCTTCTTCATCTCCATCTTTGTATAGAAAAGGAACTTTAGATAATACTCCAGAACAATTTATTACTGAATCAAATCCTCCAAATTTATCTACGGTGTTCTTTATCCAATTTTCGGCTGTAATTTTTTTTAATGCATCATAGTGGTTGATTATGATTTTCCCTTCTGGCCATTTAATTGGATCAATAGCGCTTCCTTTTAATGATTCTAAATCTCTTATGCCAACACTAATTCTGTTGCCTTCTTTTAATTCTTTATGTGCAATATTTAGCCCTATACCTCTACTGGCTCCACTTATTAGAATGGTTCTCATTTTTAAACTATATATTTGGAAATATTATCCTAAGTAACATTTTAAATTCTCTACCATGCATAATCATAAGACCTTTCTTTACACTCCATGGAGCCTTTATAAACATTACGCACATTGCATATACAATCTCTTTTAAGGAAAGAGTATCAGTTAGAAAACCATACCATTGATTTTTAGGTAGTTGGAAAAAACTGCCAAAAAATTCTCTCAATAGTTTCTCATCAAACCTCATGAGTTTTTCTAATCCAAATTGGTAAAGTGATTTTTTCCTAATTAGTTCTTTTGTCCATAAAGTTTCCCAACCTTTTCTAGCAATATGATAGGTACTTAGATTTTTGTTTTTAATTGCTTCTGAGACTGCCTTAGCGACAAGTGGAGCTCTTCTTAAAACATTACCAATTAAGTATCCCGATGCGGGATGTACCATAGAAGCAGCACCACCATATCCAAGTATTTGTTGCTTGAAATCTGGGATTGGCATATTCATAGGAAGAAATAAGCCAAGCTCTTCATGTTGCATACTTGTGATCGATATATTTCGATAAGAAAGCCTCTTTTCTAGTCTCTCTTTTAACTTTTCCATTGTTAGAGGATTTACTAAACCAAGAGATGTCTCTTCAAGAAAATATTTCCCATCCCCCATATCCATGGCATAAAGAAAAGTGGGCGGTTCTTTTCTTTGCTCATCGTTAAGATGGTCATTTCTATAGTCCATTAATACGAACTGCCCTTTCTTAAGTGGAGGTTTACTAAAATTGCCTACTATCCCATAACAAGTTTGGACTGCTAGGGGTCCAAACGATTTTAATTTAAGAAAAACTGGATCATATCCTGTTGCATCAACTACTAATCTTGCAGAGTAAGTCTTACCATTTCTTGTAGTTACTGTACTTTTGTATTTTTCAAAATGTATTTTGTTTGCAAAGCCTTGATGCCATTTAATCAAATACTTATTGCATTCATTAAACCAATAATTGTGGAGTTTCTTCTTATCAAATAGTCCATAATCTAGTGAATGTTCCGTGGCTTTATTCTCGTCATCCTGTTCTTCTAAAGCGCCATGCCCAAAAAAACTTACAGTATTCTTCCATCTATATTCAAGCAAATCCTGAAGCCCAAGTTGATCAACTTCTTTCCCCCAAATGCCATATGTGTTTGGCCAAGGTTCATCTGGCCCGTTTGGAGAAAGCACTTCAACATCTAATTTTTCCTTTCCTAAAGCTGAAGCAATTGCCATACCTGCAGGCCCTGCACCCAAAACAAGAACATCTGGCATATTTTCTTTTGACATTAAAAATAAATCTTATGATTAAAGAAATTTACGGAACAAATTATTACTTCTGAGCTTGGGATTATATATTTCATCCAATACTTATAATGAGAGTAGATTAATAATAATCAAATTATTCAATTACTAGTGACTAAGTTTTCAGTGTTTTAACAATAATTTATAAGATGACAAAATAAAAAAATACTTAGTAAGTTTCTTATTATAAAAAAAATATATAGCAAGTTAAATGATTCAAAATAAAAATATTTTAATTACTGGAGGTAATTCAGGCATAGGTTTATTTGCCATCATTAACTTACTAAAGACGAAAAATAATTTATACGTTGTAATAAAATCTGAATTAAGAAAGAAAGAATTTCTCAAAATAATTGATAAATATTTTGAGAAAAATTACCTAAGTAAATATTTAAATATTATAGAAAATTGTGATCTTTCAAATCTAGAGAATATTAAAAAAATTAAGGATTTCTTTATTAGAAAAAAGATTTTGTTAGATGTTGTTGTTTTAAATGCAGGATTGCAATATACAGGATCTTTCTACCCTAAAGTATCAAAGCAAAGTATAGAATTAACTTTTGCAGTTAATCATCTTGCACATTTTTACTTAGTGAATATCTTAAAAGATTTAGTTAGAGATAAAGAAGAATCTAGAATCATTATTACATCATCAGAAGTACACGATCCCAATAGCTCAGGTGGAAAAGTAGGAAAGAAAGCTGGGCTTAATAATCTAGTTGATTTTAGAAAAAAAGTTACTGGTCAATTTTTAAATTTTAATGCTGATGAATCTTATAAAAATAGTAAGTTATGTAATATTTTGTTTGCTAGAGAACTTGCAAAAAAATTAAAAATATCTTCTAGTAAAATTTCTGTAATTACTTGGGCTCCCGGCCTCGTAATACCAAATGATGATTCAGGTTTTTTTAGATATAGTAAACGTTTTAATCTCTTTGGATATTTGATTTTTTCTAAAGTTGCAAAAAATATTTTAGGAATTTCTGAAAGTATAGAAAATGCTGGAAGGATTCTTTCTGAGATTGTCCTTGATTCAAATTTAAATAATGTTGGTTTCATATATTTAAGCAATAAACTTATAGCTAGAAAAAAACATAAATTAGTTGAAAGTAATGTTAGTGATGAAGCAAATAGTGATGAGTTGGCTTCAAAACTTTGGATTTTAAGTGAAGAGATTTGCGGATCATTTGGCTTTGTTATTCTCAATATTTAAAGTTTGTGTTGGGAATGCAAATTCTATTTTATTGACTGCAAATTCCTCAATAATTTTTAAATTTATAGATTGTTGAGCTTCCATTGCCGCAAGATAATTATTAGTTGGTATGTAATAAACAAGTTCGAAATTAAGACTGAAGTCACCAAAATCAGTGAAATGACACCTATCAAAAGAAGCATCTTTTGTCTCTTCAACTATTTTCTTAATTATTAATGGGATCAATTTCATAAGCTTTGGAGAGGTTTCATAAACTACTCCTAATTTATGCACTAACCTTCTTTTTTTCATTTGTGCATAATTTGAAATTATTCCATTTGTTAGGGCACTGTTGCTCATTACTATTACTTCTCCATTAATACTTCTTATCCTTGAGGATCTTACTCCCACCCTCTCAACCATTCCTAGGACCCCATCAGATTTAATAAACTCACCTTTTTGAAAAGGCTTATCAAGTAAAATTGTTATATATTCAAAAAATTCTTGAACTGGATCTTTCAAAGCTAATCCTGCACCTATTCCACCTGCACTTAGTAAAGCCCAAATAGCAGTCATTTGAACACCTATATTTTGTAGGAAAAATATTGAACCAATAGTCCATGTTAATGCTTTTATTAAAGGAGTAAGTGAAAATATCATTGAACTGATTGAGGAATCATTAATTTTCGATGTCGATTCTGTTAATGATCTGATTAAAACTTTATTGAGAGCTTTTATTATGATTATCAATATAAATAATTTCAGAATATTCAATAAGACAGAGATAAAAGTTATTTCATCAGCAAAAAAATAGTCAATTGAAAAGTAAAATGAGAGGAGAAAACCTATAGGTTTAATAATTCCAGAAATGACCGCAAAAATAAAATCATCAAAATTTGTTTTTGTACGTTTAGAAATCTTTTTGAAGGATATTTTTGAAAGTTTAGAAATTATTATTGATAATAAAATTCCAATAAAAAAAATAGATATTGCCAGAAGTAAGTTTTCAGAAACTAATTTCATATTCAAATAAACCTTAAAATTTTTTCTTTAATAAAATTTTAAATTATCTCTAGATAACAAACCAGTCTTGATGGTCTTTAACTAATTATTATATTTCTAATTTCTTTAAATTCTTCTCTATCTGCAGTTTTACATAATTCAAAAATTATTGATTCAGTAGTTGTTAAGATCGCTCCCATCTGAATCATTCTCTGTAATGCTATTTCATGATCTACCCTATTTCGACTGCTCATAGCATCTGATACGAGAATAACTTCAAATCCTTTTTGTAAACAATCTAAAACTGTTTGTTGAATACAAATATGCGTTTCGATACCACAAACTATCAAATTTGTAATTTTCTTATTTCTAAGTTCTTTTAAAAATTCTTGTATATTAGCTAAGCTAAATTCCATTTTCTCAATTTTTTTAAATCCACTTTTGGGCAATAATTCAGGGATAGTTGCACCCAATTTGAATGGGTTCTGTTCAGATATAAAAATGTTTTCTTCTAAAATTTGGTAGGCAGCTATAAGCTTTTTGATGTTTTTGGTTATTAAATCCTTATTAAATACTGCTCTTATAATTTTTTCTTGAACATCTATGATTAGTAAAGCATTCACTTTTGGTGATAGTTTGTTAGCAGATTTTGCATGCCCCTTCATTATTTGTATTTAAAGATATATTTAACATAGTATTTTTGAAGAACTTTAGTAAACATTTAAAACCAAAAAGTTGTTTTACTCTCATCTAGAGTTATTATTGAGAATAGCTCTGGGTTAATTGTTGTCATTATCCTCTCAATACAATGTCATCACATCTCCTCTTGGCGATGGTTTACATAAAGAGGGAAAGAGGTTAACTCCTCAGAGGCTTAAGGTTCTTAATTTATTTGAAAATATTGGTTCTGGAAACCATCTTAGTGCTGAAGAGGTTCATGAAAAGTTAGTTAAATCAAGTTCCAAAGTTTCACTTGCAACAATTTATAGAACTTTAAGACTTTTAGTGCAAATGGGTTTGCTTCATGAATTAGAACTCAGTGAGGGCGGACACAGATATGAGTTGCTTAGTAATGATACTCCTGATCATCATCATTTAATTTGTATTAGGTGTGGAAGAACAGAAGAATTTGAAAATAACGAAGTTTTAGAAGCAGGTAAAGTTGCAGCAAAAATTAATGGGTTTAAACTAATTGAATCCTCTTTAAATGTAAGAGCTATATGCCCTAACTGCATTTAGCAGATTTTAACTTAAAGTCCCTCCGCAACTTGATCCTGCGCCTGCAGTACAAGCAAAGCAATGATCTTTTACTGCTACCATATAGTCAAAAGTAAATGCGTCATCCAATAGATCAAATAGTGTCTTTGGTCCTTTATTCTCTCGGAAATTTATCTGTTGATTAAAGTCACAATCATAAATTTCTCCAAGCCAATTTACACTGATAGTTTTTTTGCACATAAGATTTTCTAAATTATTTTTATTGAAATTTTCTTTTAGTAATTTGTAATAAGTATTTAGTTTTCCTTCTCTCCTTAGAGATTCTTCATATCTATTTATTGGCATATTAGTTATTGTATATAAGTTATTAAAAACAATATTATATTTCTCGTATAGTATTTTTTTATAATCTTGTTCCAATATTTTCTGAGAAGGTGGGAGAATTGGGCTTACAGGATTGTAAACAAGATTTAATTGCAATCCATCCTCTTTCTTTCCATAGCCTAAATCATTAAGAATTTTTATAGCATTAATACTTTTTTCAAAAACCCCTAGACCCCTTTGAAACTCAACATTATTTTTTTCGTAACATGGTAGCGAGGCCGTAACTATAACTTTATTCTTTGCAAGAAATTGAGGAAGATCTTCATAACCTTCTTCAAAGAAAATTGTCAAATTACACCTGTCAATAATATCAACTTGTTTTTTGCTCAAACTAGTTATGAGGTTTTTAAACTCTGGGTGAAGTTCTGGCGCGCCTCCTGTAATATCTAAAGTCTTGATTTTATATTTTTCAATTATGTTTGGAATAAGAGAGATGAGTTCATTTGACATCTTTTCTGTCCTTAGGGGACTTGAATTAACATGACAATGCTTGCAAGCCTGGTTGCATTTATAACCTATATTAATTTGTAATGTTTCTATAGGTTCTTTATATATTGAGGGGAATTTTTCTTTCATATATTATTTATAAATTGTCATTCGAAAATCAAAAAGTCAACTATTTTTTTTAAAGTTTGATCTTTTATTCGCAAGTTCAATGAACCAATTTGTATATTCTTTGGGACCATTTTCAAAAACTATATCAAACTTTAAGTTGTCATAAATATCACTAATTCCTATTAAACCAGTTTTTTTTGTAGAAGGTCTTTCAACTTCACCAGAACTACTATCCACAAATATTATTTTATTTTTAATACCAAATTCACGACCTAATGTTTGTATAAATTCTAGAAAAG
Coding sequences within it:
- a CDS encoding mechanosensitive ion channel family protein, with translation MKLVSENLLLAISIFFIGILLSIIISKLSKISFKKISKRTKTNFDDFIFAVISGIIKPIGFLLSFYFSIDYFFADEITFISVLLNILKLFILIIIIKALNKVLIRSLTESTSKINDSSISSMIFSLTPLIKALTWTIGSIFFLQNIGVQMTAIWALLSAGGIGAGLALKDPVQEFFEYITILLDKPFQKGEFIKSDGVLGMVERVGVRSSRIRSINGEVIVMSNSALTNGIISNYAQMKKRRLVHKLGVVYETSPKLMKLIPLIIKKIVEETKDASFDRCHFTDFGDFSLNFELVYYIPTNNYLAAMEAQQSINLKIIEEFAVNKIEFAFPTQTLNIENNKAK
- a CDS encoding SDR family NAD(P)-dependent oxidoreductase gives rise to the protein MIQNKNILITGGNSGIGLFAIINLLKTKNNLYVVIKSELRKKEFLKIIDKYFEKNYLSKYLNIIENCDLSNLENIKKIKDFFIRKKILLDVVVLNAGLQYTGSFYPKVSKQSIELTFAVNHLAHFYLVNILKDLVRDKEESRIIITSSEVHDPNSSGGKVGKKAGLNNLVDFRKKVTGQFLNFNADESYKNSKLCNILFARELAKKLKISSSKISVITWAPGLVIPNDDSGFFRYSKRFNLFGYLIFSKVAKNILGISESIENAGRILSEIVLDSNLNNVGFIYLSNKLIARKKHKLVESNVSDEANSDELASKLWILSEEICGSFGFVILNI
- the crtL gene encoding lycopene beta cyclase, producing MSKENMPDVLVLGAGPAGMAIASALGKEKLDVEVLSPNGPDEPWPNTYGIWGKEVDQLGLQDLLEYRWKNTVSFFGHGALEEQDDENKATEHSLDYGLFDKKKLHNYWFNECNKYLIKWHQGFANKIHFEKYKSTVTTRNGKTYSARLVVDATGYDPVFLKLKSFGPLAVQTCYGIVGNFSKPPLKKGQFVLMDYRNDHLNDEQRKEPPTFLYAMDMGDGKYFLEETSLGLVNPLTMEKLKERLEKRLSYRNISITSMQHEELGLFLPMNMPIPDFKQQILGYGGAASMVHPASGYLIGNVLRRAPLVAKAVSEAIKNKNLSTYHIARKGWETLWTKELIRKKSLYQFGLEKLMRFDEKLLREFFGSFFQLPKNQWYGFLTDTLSLKEIVYAMCVMFIKAPWSVKKGLMIMHGREFKMLLRIIFPNI
- the arsS gene encoding arsenosugar biosynthesis radical SAM (seleno)protein ArsS (Some members of this family are selenoproteins.) — protein: MKEKFPSIYKEPIETLQINIGYKCNQACKHCHVNSSPLRTEKMSNELISLIPNIIEKYKIKTLDITGGAPELHPEFKNLITSLSKKQVDIIDRCNLTIFFEEGYEDLPQFLAKNKVIVTASLPCYEKNNVEFQRGLGVFEKSINAIKILNDLGYGKKEDGLQLNLVYNPVSPILPPSQKILEQDYKKILYEKYNIVFNNLYTITNMPINRYEESLRREGKLNTYYKLLKENFNKNNLENLMCKKTISVNWLGEIYDCDFNQQINFRENKGPKTLFDLLDDAFTFDYMVAVKDHCFACTAGAGSSCGGTLS
- a CDS encoding Fur family transcriptional regulator — translated: MSLSSQYNVITSPLGDGLHKEGKRLTPQRLKVLNLFENIGSGNHLSAEEVHEKLVKSSSKVSLATIYRTLRLLVQMGLLHELELSEGGHRYELLSNDTPDHHHLICIRCGRTEEFENNEVLEAGKVAAKINGFKLIESSLNVRAICPNCI
- a CDS encoding hydrolase, which gives rise to MKGHAKSANKLSPKVNALLIIDVQEKIIRAVFNKDLITKNIKKLIAAYQILEENIFISEQNPFKLGATIPELLPKSGFKKIEKMEFSLANIQEFLKELRNKKITNLIVCGIETHICIQQTVLDCLQKGFEVILVSDAMSSRNRVDHEIALQRMIQMGAILTTTESIIFELCKTADREEFKEIRNIIIS
- a CDS encoding glutathione S-transferase; translation: MKNDILYSFRRCPYAIRARWALLICEIKVEIREIDLKNKPLDFLNNSKTKTVPILIKKNNEVIEESLEIILWALSESKKENIKFIYFPDNKKDDIFEIINENDNKFKYHLDRFKYATRYKNIDEEFHFTHAIKFIKRWNELLAENKYFFGDSPTIADWSIWPFVRQFRIACESQKKTNYFESSIKNWLDSFEKNRKFKSLMYKYELWEPYSRKNYFPSN
- a CDS encoding GIY-YIG nuclease family protein yields the protein MSGYVYLIRVGDLYRIGKTDNLDKKIKKLKPDELLTSIMTKEPETLQARLLRKYKSQRIPETGYLKLSKRQIRECKKQFELKGSLPHTLDAEVSITLFASFLLFSLSSFIFNYLNFGFAKSISYSFGMASLPMVILFFTGSFGGYFSEDLSLFSLLTNRIKGLLIAIAMLSMAYLIFNLG
- a CDS encoding SDR family NAD(P)-dependent oxidoreductase → MRTILISGASRGIGLNIAHKELKEGNRISVGIRDLESLKGSAIDPIKWPEGKIIINHYDALKKITAENWIKNTVDKFGGFDSVINCSGVLSKVPFLYKDGDEEEIFNTLNINFLAIWNLCRLSWEHLCTSGRGRIIVLVSMSGKRSKGDLAAYSSSKFAVMGLCQTMKNNGWDKNIRVSAICPSWVNTKMAQNICSLDKSSMTQPEDIAEICSTILRLPTQSVPFEIALNCNYEI
- a CDS encoding sodium:solute symporter codes for the protein MFLKSLNIFSLQNKDIFSNSLLISFLGLLIIFFLLIFGRKFKLAVQLERFGLPIAVISGIIGISIGPFGAIHFLPKETINVWSNFPTPLLSLVFATLMMGRPIPNINGLVKPIFNQFLLALSLGFGQFFVGGLVVKYFLPPTINANPLMACLIEVGFEGGHGAASIIGESFNKLGFQNGLDLGLAMATMGLLSSSILGSIFIFLGRTFGLSDKEEILEQKDTLKEKKIGIFADLRIFIINLGFSGLAISFGVLLLNFLRYISSSLGDFSKEIIFSLPVFPFILIGSLLIRYILEKTKNTEFISNILQREIGILSTDLLIFTAMASLDIAVVFDNLILILVFTIFGLFWNLICIAYFAYFIFDDYWFEKSLIEFGNSTGVVASGLLLLRLADPKNISKTLPIFTSKQLFAQLILSGGLFTVLAPLMISKIGLDYWTEICALITFVILFIALIFNKLEMKKFQ